The segment CGGCGAGGGACTGGCGGTAGAGGTCGGCGAGCAGGTGGGTCATGTCGGTCCCCTTTCTAGGAGCTCAGCCCCGGGACGGTCGAGACGAGCAGGTCGATGAGCTTGATGCCGGCGAACGGCACGACGATGCCGCCGAGGCCGAAGACGAGGATGTTGCGGCGCAGCACCGACGTCGCCGACGCAGCGCGGAAACGCACGCCGCGCAGGGCCAGCGGGATGAGGGCCACGATCACCAGGGCGTTGAAGACGACCGCCGACAGGATCGCGGACTGCGGAGAGGCCAGCCCCATCACGTTGAGCCGGTCCAGCGAGGGGTAGGCCGCGACGAACATCGCCGGGATGATCGCGAAGTACTTCGCCACGTCGTTGGCGATGGAGAAGGTCGTCAGGGCGCCGCGGGTGATGAGCAGCTGCTTGCCGATCTCGACGATGTCGATGAGCTTCGTCGGGTCGGAGTCGAGGTCGACCATGTTTCCGGCCTCCTTGGCGGCGGCGGTGCCGCTGTTCATCGCGACGCCGACGTCGGCAGCGGCCAGTGCCGGCGCGTCGTTGGTGCCGTCGCCGGTCATCGCGACGAGCCGGCCGCCCTCCTGCTCGCGCCGGATGTAGGCCATCTTGTCCTCGGGCGTGGCCTCGGCGAGGAAGTCGTCGACCCCTGCCTCCGCGGCGATGGCCTGGGCGGTGAGGGCGTTGTCGCCGGTGATCATCACCGTGCGGATGCCCATCGACCTCAGCTCGGCGAACCGCTCGGCCATGCCCTCCTTGACGACGTCCTTGAGGTGGACGACGCCGAGCACGCTGCCGCAGCCCCCGGCGTCCTTGCGGCCGATGACGAGCGGCGTACCTCCGTCGCGGGCGATCGCGTCGACGGTCTCGCGCACCTCCCGCGGTTGCTCGACGCCGAGCCAGACGCCGATCGCGGAGCCCGCGCCCTTGCGGATCCGGGTGCCGTCGGCGAGGTCGACGCCCGACATCCGGGTCTGGGCGGTGAACTCCACGAAGGTCGCCTCGCTCGGGAGGAGGCGGTCGTCGGCCCCCTGCGTGAGGGCCAGCTCGACGATCGACCTTCCTTCGGGGGTCTGGTCGGCGAGGCTGGAGAGCCGGGCCGCGTCGCGCAGCTCCTCGTCGCCGACCCCGGGCGCCGCGACGAACCGGCTGGCCTGCCGGTTGCCGTACGTGATGGTGCCGGTCTTGTCGAGCAGGAGCGTGCTGACGTCGCCGGCCGCCTCGACTGCGCGGCCCGACATGGCGAGCACGTTCACCCGGACCAGCCGGTCCATCCCGGCGATGCCGATGGCCGACAGCAGGGCGCCGATCGTGGTGGGGATCAGGCAGACGAGCAGGGCGACCAGGACGACGAGGTCCTGCGGCGCGCCGGCGTACGTCGCCATCGGGGCGAGGGTCGCGACGGCGGCGAGGAAGACCAGGGTGAGGCTGGCGAGCAGGATCGACAGGGCGATCTCGTTGGGGGTCTTGCGCCGCGAGGTGCCCTCGACGAGCCCGATCATCTTGTCGAGGAACGTGTCACCCGCCGCGGCGGTGATGCGTACGACGATGCGGTCGGACAGCACACGGGTGCCACCGGTGACCGCGCTGCGGTCGCCACCGGCCTCGCGGATCACCGGCGCGGACTCGCCCGTGATCGCCGACTCGTCGACCGAGGCGATGCCCTCGACCACGTCACCGTCGCCGGGGACCACCTCGCCGGCCTCGATCACGACACGGTCACCGACCTTCAGCTGGGTTGCCGCGACCCGGGTCTCGGTGCCGTCGTCGGCGAGCAGGCGGGCGACGGTGTCGGTGCGGGTGGCCCGCAACGAGGCGGCCTGGGCCTTGCCGCGGCCCTCGGCGACGGCCTCGGCGAGGTTGCCGAAGAGCACCGTCAGCCACAGCCAGACGGCGATCGAGGCGGTGAAGACGCTCGGGTCGGCGACCGCGGCCACCGTCGTCGCGACCGAGCCGAGGAGCACCAGGAACATCACCGGCGAGCGCCACAGGTGACGTGGGTCGAGCTTGCGGACGGCCTCGGGCAGCTGGTGCCCGGCCTGGAGGAAAAGCGTGCTCATGCAAGTGCCTCTGCGATCGGTCCGAGGGCGAGCGCCGGGAAGTAGGTGAGGCCGGTCATCACCACGATGACGCCGACGAGCATCCCGACGAAGAGGGGTGTGTGGGTGGGCAGCGTGCCCGCGGTGACGGGCACCGTGCCCTGCCGGGCCAGCGACCCGGCGAGCAGCAGGACGAGCACGATGGGCAGCAGGCGGCCGAGCAGCATCGCCAGGGCGAGGGTGACCTGGAAGAAGTCCGAGGTCACCGTGATGCCGCCGAAGGCGCTGCCGTTGTTGTTGGCCGCCGAGGTGTAGGCGTAGAGCACCTCGCTGAAGCCGTGGCCGCCCGCGTTGCCCATCGCGTCGGCGGCCTCGCCGCGGCCGATGGCGGCGCCGGTGCCGACGAGGACGAGGGCCGGCGTGGTCAGCGTGTAGAGGGCGACGTAGGTCATCTGCCGCGCGCTGATCTTCTTCCCCAGCAGCTCGGGCGTGCGGCCGACCATGAGGCCGGCGACGAACACGGCCAGGATCGCCATCACCAGGATCCCGTAGATGCCCGCGCCGACGCCGCCCGGCACGATCTCGCCGAGCATCATGTTGACCAGCACCGCGCCGCCGCCGGCCGGGGTCAGCGAGTCGTGGGACGCGTTGACCGCACCCGTCGACGTGCCCGTCGTGGCCACCGCGAAGAGGGCCGAGGCCCACTCGCCGAAGCGGGTCTCCTTGCCCTCCATCGCAGCGCCGGCCGCCTGCGCGGCCGCCGAGTGGGCGCCGACCTCGGCCCAGGTCGTGACGG is part of the Nocardioides cavernae genome and harbors:
- the kdpB gene encoding potassium-transporting ATPase subunit KdpB, whose amino-acid sequence is MSTLFLQAGHQLPEAVRKLDPRHLWRSPVMFLVLLGSVATTVAAVADPSVFTASIAVWLWLTVLFGNLAEAVAEGRGKAQAASLRATRTDTVARLLADDGTETRVAATQLKVGDRVVIEAGEVVPGDGDVVEGIASVDESAITGESAPVIREAGGDRSAVTGGTRVLSDRIVVRITAAAGDTFLDKMIGLVEGTSRRKTPNEIALSILLASLTLVFLAAVATLAPMATYAGAPQDLVVLVALLVCLIPTTIGALLSAIGIAGMDRLVRVNVLAMSGRAVEAAGDVSTLLLDKTGTITYGNRQASRFVAAPGVGDEELRDAARLSSLADQTPEGRSIVELALTQGADDRLLPSEATFVEFTAQTRMSGVDLADGTRIRKGAGSAIGVWLGVEQPREVRETVDAIARDGGTPLVIGRKDAGGCGSVLGVVHLKDVVKEGMAERFAELRSMGIRTVMITGDNALTAQAIAAEAGVDDFLAEATPEDKMAYIRREQEGGRLVAMTGDGTNDAPALAAADVGVAMNSGTAAAKEAGNMVDLDSDPTKLIDIVEIGKQLLITRGALTTFSIANDVAKYFAIIPAMFVAAYPSLDRLNVMGLASPQSAILSAVVFNALVIVALIPLALRGVRFRAASATSVLRRNILVFGLGGIVVPFAGIKLIDLLVSTVPGLSS